The following proteins come from a genomic window of Bacteroidota bacterium:
- the rodA gene encoding rod shape-determining protein RodA: MDQNVENKTIWANADRMTIILFLLLVFIGWINIYAAVFNDHHQNILDFSQRYGKQALWILAACALAMAIFIIDIKFFSFFSYAIYGISIFLLMAVLVLGTKVNGARSWFGLGGFQFQPSEFAKVGTCLALSKYLSKFNVKLDNFKSLYIPFAIILTPAFLILLQPDTGSALVFLIFSLVLYREGMNGSFLLLGLMIVTLFIFSLVAEKLFIILVLIGIAALVFFIISPKKKWTFNALIIGGGLFAILWGLDWFFSLNIETYFIVLIALGFSGIWYLILALKDKIPNAVLILSVLLGSIAFTYSVDFVFNNILEEHQRQRVNILLGRETDPQGVGYNVNQSQIAIGSGGLLGKGFLKGTQTKYNFVPEQSTDFIFCTVGEEWGFVGTFVVIGLFLSLLLRIIYLAERQRSTFSRTYGYGLAAVLFFHLIVNVGMTIGIMPVIGIPLPFFSYGGSSLWSFTVMLFIFIRMDASRFDLLM, encoded by the coding sequence AAAACTATTTGGGCAAATGCAGATAGGATGACCATTATTCTGTTTTTGCTCTTGGTCTTTATCGGATGGATAAATATCTATGCAGCGGTGTTTAATGACCATCATCAAAATATATTGGACTTTTCCCAGCGATATGGCAAGCAGGCTCTGTGGATACTGGCTGCTTGTGCGTTGGCTATGGCCATATTTATTATTGACATCAAGTTCTTTTCTTTCTTTTCCTACGCTATTTATGGCATTTCCATCTTTCTCCTGATGGCGGTGCTGGTGCTGGGAACAAAGGTAAATGGCGCGCGCTCCTGGTTCGGATTGGGCGGTTTTCAGTTCCAACCCTCGGAATTTGCTAAAGTCGGGACTTGTCTGGCTTTATCCAAATATTTGAGCAAGTTTAATGTAAAACTGGATAATTTTAAATCCCTTTATATTCCTTTTGCAATTATCCTGACTCCGGCATTTCTGATTCTTTTGCAGCCTGATACAGGTAGTGCCCTGGTGTTTCTGATTTTTAGCCTGGTTTTATACCGGGAAGGAATGAATGGAAGTTTTTTGTTATTAGGCCTGATGATCGTTACCCTTTTCATCTTCTCCCTGGTTGCCGAAAAACTATTTATCATCCTGGTTCTTATTGGAATTGCCGCCCTTGTATTTTTTATTATCAGCCCAAAGAAAAAATGGACTTTTAATGCCCTGATTATCGGCGGGGGTCTTTTTGCCATTTTATGGGGATTAGACTGGTTTTTTTCTTTAAATATTGAAACTTATTTTATTGTACTGATTGCTCTTGGCTTTTCTGGTATTTGGTATTTGATTCTGGCTTTAAAAGATAAGATACCTAATGCAGTTCTGATTTTGTCTGTTCTTTTGGGTTCTATAGCTTTTACCTATTCTGTGGATTTTGTATTTAACAATATTTTGGAAGAACATCAGCGTCAAAGGGTCAATATTTTATTAGGAAGGGAAACCGATCCTCAGGGAGTAGGCTATAATGTAAATCAATCGCAAATTGCGATTGGATCGGGTGGATTATTGGGTAAAGGATTTTTAAAAGGAACTCAAACCAAATACAATTTTGTCCCTGAGCAAAGTACCGATTTTATTTTTTGCACTGTAGGTGAAGAATGGGGATTTGTTGGAACCTTTGTGGTAATTGGCCTTTTCCTCTCCCTTCTGCTAAGAATTATTTATCTGGCTGAACGACAGCGCTCTACATTTAGCCGTACTTATGGATATGGCCTTGCGGCAGTGCTTTTCTTTCATCTCATCGTGAATGTGGGTATGACAATTGGTATTATGCCGGTTATTGGTATCCCCTTGCCCTTTTTTAGTTATGGAGGTTCTTCCCTCTGGTCATTTACCGTCATGTTGTTCATTT